From the genome of Pirellulales bacterium:
TCGTGTTCCGTAATTTGCAGAGTTGGCGTAGATTGAGATTTCGTGGTATGAAAGAGCAGCGCTGTTGCGTAATTACCAATTCTTCGAGGAGCGAACGGATGCGAAGGATGATCCTCTCCCTGGCGGCGGTTGGGCTAATATCACTCATTCAGACCTTTGTCGCAGAGGCAAATGAACCCCCTCGGTCGCAGCTAGAGCGGGCTTTGGAATTGCAATCGCAATGGCTTTCTGGGCAGCGTTCGGCCGCGGATTGGGAACGCTATTTGTTGACCGCCGAATTGCAAACGGAGCTTGCCAAGGGTGAAGCGGCCAATCGCCACACGGTCTTGAAAGTGCTGGCGCGGTACGAAGCACCACAGCCGGGCTTGAAGCTGCCGCAGTTTGCCTCCACGCGCCGGGCGCTTGCCGATTGGGCGGGTGAACTATCGCAGCCATCGCTGGCAGAACTTCCCGCGCTGGCGCGCCAAGTCCGTGAGCAGTTCAAGCCCGTGAGCAAGGCGGAGGTACTCGCGCATCAAGTCGCCGTTGACGCGGCCTTGCAGCGATTGGATCGCTATCTGAGGAACTCTGGCCTGAACGGTGAAGGCTGGCGAAAGTATTTGCACTTGGCCGAGCTACAAATCGAGATGCAGAAAGGGCTCAGCGCCAACGCCAAATTGCTGGATCAGATTGCCGACTTTTTCGTTGCTGGAAAAGCCGGACTGGAATTGGCGCCGTTCGCGTCGGCGGGAGCCGAGTTGCAAGCGTACGGCGATTTGCTTGCAGCTTATCAAGATCCGATTGCTAAACAACAATACGAGCAAGCGATCGACAAACTCGTCTCCGACCTGGAACAAGCGATTGAAAAGCCGGCAGAGGTCGATCGAGTGGCAATGGGAGAAACCCTCGGCTCAATCGCCGTCAGCGGGCAGGCCGGCCAACTCGTGAAAGCGGTTCGCGGCCAATTCGCCCAACCAAATCTTCACGTTCAAGTGTCGCGGAACATTGTCACGACCGGCATCGAGGACCACGTCGATGAAAATACGCCGATCAGCGATGTTATATTGGGCACAGACATTGCCGGCAACGGACAGACGCGCGCGGTGGTCACGGCAGCGCTGGTTCCGAATACCGAACAGGCGACCATTCAATTGACCCTGCGCGGCTCGACCGCGTCGAAAACGGTGGGCCGTAATGGGCCGGCAACGATTTTTTCCAGCGCCACCACGTCGCTACTTGGTTCGAAGCGGATCTTTATCAACGAACTGGGGTTCGGCAGCGATTCAGCCCATGCGCTGTGCTGCACGCGGAGCCATATCGACGATATTTGCATTTGCGGTGGATTCATCATCCAGCGTGTGGCGACGAAACGGATCTACGGTAGCAAATCGACAGGTGAAGCTATTTCGGCCCAGCACGCGGAGGTGCGATTGGAAACGCGGATGAACACCCGCACCGGTGGCCTGCTGGCTAACGTGAACTGGAACTACAATAAGAAGTTTCGCAATCCGCTGGCACAGCGCGGCGCGTTTCCATCCGTCTTTCGCTTTGCCACGACGACCGATTGGCTGACGGTGCTCGGCCTCCAGGCCCGGAGTCATGAATTGGCCGCTCCCGTGCCGCCGCCCGCGATTGCGGACGGCTCGGAACTTTCGATTCGCGCCCATGAATCGCTGATCGACAATATGGCGGCCGCGACGATGGCCGGGCAAATCGCTCGCGACGAAGATTTCAAGCGGCTGATGCGCAATTTTCACGGCGAAGATCTAAACCCCGATGAACTTGCCGCGCTGATGCGGAACATTGGCGACGGAGTGGAAGCGTATGAAGATTTTGCTTCGTTGTTCCAAGATCGCGAAGAGCAAGTGGTGTCTCCGCAAGATTTTTCGGCCCTCAAAGCGGCGATTCAGCAGCAGCAGTTGTCGGCGCAGCAATTCGAGCGGTTCATTCATCCGCTGTCGAAGGGGCCGCTGACGTTGGAAGAGGCCAACGCAATGCTGCTTCACTTGCCGGAAGAGAGCTTGGGTTCGCTGATGCTAGCGCCAAGCCGCCCGGTCAGTGTCCGCTTCCGCGATGGCGGTTTTTCGATTACGCTGCGTTCGACCGCCCACACTTCGCGCACCGGCGTCGAGCGGAATTTGCCGATGAATATCTCTGCGACCTACAAGCTCGAGCGAAACGGCGGAACGGTGATCGCCAGACGGCAAGGCGAAATCGAAGTCGATCCACCCGATTTCAAGCCGGGCGGCCGATTGGACATTCAACAGACCGCGGCCCGTCGCACCTTGCGAACGCGCTTCGAGGAGATCCTGAAACCCGAATTCAAATCGACGGGGTTGCAACTGCGCGGACGTTGGAAAAGACTCGGCAATTTGCCGTGGACGCAGTTGGTGCTAGACCGTGGCTGGATTGCCGCGGGTTGGAAACCAGCGGATGCAACGGCCCAGGCCAACCCTGAACTTAGAACCGCGGAGACGCAGAGCAGACCGCTGAACCTTGAACCCTGAACCCTCCATGCAGCGTTTCGTTGAAATCTCGTTCGACTGTCTGCCGCTGCGAGCTATTTCGCGGCTGGACGTTCCCATGGATGCTTCGCCGAAATATCGGGCGCGGTGCGAGCGGATCAAATCGGCCATCGAAGCGCACGGTTCGCATAATACGTTCTATCTATACAACGCGAATTGCGTGTTTCACCTGACGAACTCGCCAGAAGTCGGCATGCTCGAATTTCGCTTTGAAGGGACGGTCATGACCGACCAGAGCGACGAGAAATCGGTCCATGCGCACTTGGAGGTCGAGTTGGCGCGCGAAACTTGCGACTGGCTGACCGAACCGGTCGTCGCCTGGCTCAAAGAGACCGTCACGCGCGCCGTGCTTGTCGAGTTCGACCGCTACATTGCCGCAGGAGACTTGGAGCAGGCCAAGCGCCGCGTGGAAGCCATGCAAGCGCAGGCGGATCAGTCGGGCGGGTATATGGGGATGTATTTGTAGCACGATTGCTTCCGGTCGATTGATCGTCTCGTGGAGCGAGAAGTCTACATTGTTCGTGGCAAGCGGCATCACCACCGACCCGAAGGTTCCGCGAATCGAGCGGAACCTCAAATGCGACCTCGCTCGGCTCGCGGCACCACGGCGGAAAACCGACTTCTCGGAGGTCTGATGCCAGACGAATCCCATCGAAACCGTCCCCCAAATTTCGCGGGTGAAATTGCAAGTCTGGCTGCGGAAGCGGCCAGCAACGCCCACATCGACGTGGCTTCGCTCGAGGCCGATGAGAAGAAGTTTCTCGAAGAACACGCTCTGAAAAAACCGCTGCGCGTGCCGCATATCTGGGCCATGGGCGTGGGGGCGGTGATCACGGGGGAATACTTTGGTTGGAATATGGGCCTGAAGGAGGGTGGCCCAATCGGCATGCTGTTGGCGACGGTCTTTGTGTGCGTCCTCTATACGGCGTGGGTGCTGGCGCTGTCTGAGTTGGCCGTCGCGATGCCATTCGCCGGTGGTCCATTGGCCTATGGCCGGCGCGCGATGGGGCCGACGATGGGCTTCATCATGGGTTGGTCGATGTTCCTCGAATCGCTCTTCGCCACGATTGGCACCGCCATTGCCACCGGTGGCGCAGTGTTCTTTATGGTCAATCTGCTCGTGCCAGGCCTGGATGAAATTGCCGTCACGACGCTGTGCGGATTGATCACCGTCGTTTTGTTCGCGGCCATTCAGTGGATCGGCGCTGCGCAACAGGCAAAAGTCATGGAATGGATGACCTATGGCGCGATTGTCGGGCTGATTTGGTTTTGGCTTGCTGCCGCCCCAGGAGTGGATTTGAGCCGGATTTTTACGTCGTCGGCGCTGATCGGCGGTTGGAGCGGATTCATCAAAGCGATTCCCTTCGCCATCTGGTGGTTGGTGATTATCGAGTCGGTTGCCCTGGCCGCCGAAGAAGCGCACGAACCGCATCTGACGATTCCACGCGGCATGATGCTGGCCCAATCGACGTTGATTGTATTGGTGTTGTTAACCTGGTTCTTTGTCTCGGCATCGACGACCAACTATCGGATAACCGCCGAAAAACCCTATCCGTTGCAATTCGTCTACCAAGAAGTATGGCCCGGCAATGAACACAGGTGGCATCTTGTGCCGTTTGCGTTTGTCGCGCTATTTGGAATGGTGTCGAGTTACAATGGAATGCTGTATGCCACCTCGCGGCAGTCGTTTTCGCTCGGCCGGGCCGGATATTTGCCGCTCAGTCTCGGCACCTTGCACGCTCAACGTCGAACGCCAGTCGCTTCGATCGCGTTCTGGAGCCTGGTGATTGCCGGGTTTGTCGTCTGGGGATATTGGAATCAAAACGCGGTCATGGTCGCGGTGCTGTCGTGCAATCTAACGGCTTTGATCTGGTATGTGCTGGCCATGGTTTGCCTGCTGTTGCTGCGCGTCAAAGAGCCGGACATGCAGCGGCCTTACAAAGTGCCGCTGTATCCTTACTTACCGCTGCTGGTGATGGCGATGAGTGTCTTTGCCGCGGTCGTGTATGCTTGGTTCTATCGCGAAGGTTTCGTGCTCTGGATTACGATTGGGATGTATGCGATTGGGCTGACCTATTACTTGGGTTACGCCCGAACGCGCCTCGTCCGCGCAGCGCCGGAGGAATTGGCGGCCCGCGTGGCGGTCGAAAACGAATAAGCAATTGGCCCCACAACGGGTTCCTGGGTTTGGTGGTGCGCAAGTCTCTTGCGCGGTGCTGCAACCAACTAGAAATCGCGGATCGAGCATCCCCCTTCCCGACG
Proteins encoded in this window:
- a CDS encoding amino acid permease is translated as MRPRSARGTTAENRLLGGLMPDESHRNRPPNFAGEIASLAAEAASNAHIDVASLEADEKKFLEEHALKKPLRVPHIWAMGVGAVITGEYFGWNMGLKEGGPIGMLLATVFVCVLYTAWVLALSELAVAMPFAGGPLAYGRRAMGPTMGFIMGWSMFLESLFATIGTAIATGGAVFFMVNLLVPGLDEIAVTTLCGLITVVLFAAIQWIGAAQQAKVMEWMTYGAIVGLIWFWLAAAPGVDLSRIFTSSALIGGWSGFIKAIPFAIWWLVIIESVALAAEEAHEPHLTIPRGMMLAQSTLIVLVLLTWFFVSASTTNYRITAEKPYPLQFVYQEVWPGNEHRWHLVPFAFVALFGMVSSYNGMLYATSRQSFSLGRAGYLPLSLGTLHAQRRTPVASIAFWSLVIAGFVVWGYWNQNAVMVAVLSCNLTALIWYVLAMVCLLLLRVKEPDMQRPYKVPLYPYLPLLVMAMSVFAAVVYAWFYREGFVLWITIGMYAIGLTYYLGYARTRLVRAAPEELAARVAVENE